From the genome of Hymenobacter cellulosilyticus, one region includes:
- a CDS encoding FKBP-type peptidyl-prolyl cis-trans isomerase, producing the protein MAQISPNKVVTITYDLSVTDENQEKVLVESAEAEAPMVFLFGQSGLPEEFESQLSGKSAGDSFNFSLTPEQAYGDYDQQAVVDIPKNVFEIDGKIDEEMLQEGNFLPMSDNQGNHMQGKIVEIGADTVKMDFNHPWPAWSCTSMVK; encoded by the coding sequence ATGGCCCAGATCAGCCCTAATAAAGTCGTTACCATCACCTACGACCTGAGCGTAACCGACGAAAACCAAGAGAAAGTACTGGTAGAATCGGCTGAGGCCGAGGCCCCGATGGTGTTCCTATTTGGCCAGAGCGGCCTGCCCGAGGAGTTTGAAAGCCAGCTCAGCGGCAAAAGCGCCGGCGACTCCTTCAACTTCTCCCTGACTCCCGAGCAGGCCTACGGCGACTACGACCAGCAGGCCGTAGTGGACATCCCCAAGAATGTTTTTGAAATCGACGGCAAGATTGACGAGGAAATGCTCCAGGAAGGCAACTTCCTGCCAATGTCCGACAACCAGGGCAACCACATGCAGGGCAAAATCGTCGAAATCGGTGCCGACACCGTGAAGATGGACTTCAACCACCCCTGGCCGGCATGGTCATGCACTTCGATGGTAAAGTAG
- a CDS encoding LacI family DNA-binding transcriptional regulator, with the protein MKKNAVRIKDIAAKANVSVGTVDRVLHNRGRVAEDVRQKVLSMMKEMEYEPNMIARTLGSNRTYQLAVLQPDHTLDPYWQAPWNGIEKAARELKQYGLSIVVYPYNLTEVESFREQAEAATRATPDGILIAPLFYRESLAFFEQWQQQGIPYVLFNTYIAELQPLSYVGQDSYQSGFLAGKLVHIGQTQPGTFLIAHIAEDIANSAHITQKERGFRDYFAQLATTPELAAPDQPKSQHTVLSVDLPHPADPSFARLLNRLLDEEQTQLKGIFVSTSKAYEIAPYLQAYRREDIRLVGYDLLEKNIHFLNEGVIDFLINQNPKKQGYRGIYALADLLIFKKEVLRLRYLPLDIITRENLEYYL; encoded by the coding sequence ATGAAGAAAAACGCGGTGCGCATTAAGGATATAGCGGCCAAGGCCAATGTCTCGGTTGGCACGGTCGACCGGGTGTTACATAACCGGGGCCGAGTGGCAGAGGATGTGCGGCAGAAGGTACTGTCGATGATGAAGGAAATGGAGTACGAGCCCAACATGATTGCGCGTACCCTCGGCTCCAACCGCACCTACCAACTAGCTGTCCTGCAGCCCGATCATACGCTGGACCCCTACTGGCAAGCCCCGTGGAACGGCATTGAGAAAGCAGCCCGGGAACTCAAGCAGTACGGGTTGAGCATTGTGGTGTATCCGTATAATCTGACCGAGGTAGAGTCGTTTCGGGAACAGGCTGAAGCGGCCACTAGGGCTACCCCTGACGGTATTCTGATTGCCCCGCTGTTCTACCGGGAGTCGCTGGCTTTCTTCGAGCAATGGCAGCAGCAGGGCATTCCTTACGTGTTATTTAACACGTATATCGCCGAGTTGCAGCCACTGAGCTACGTGGGGCAGGATTCCTACCAGAGCGGCTTCCTGGCGGGCAAGCTGGTGCACATTGGGCAAACCCAGCCCGGCACGTTCCTTATTGCCCACATTGCCGAGGATATTGCCAACTCGGCCCACATTACCCAGAAGGAGCGCGGCTTCCGCGACTACTTCGCCCAGCTGGCTACCACTCCTGAACTGGCCGCCCCGGACCAGCCCAAGAGCCAGCACACCGTACTCAGTGTGGATCTGCCCCACCCTGCCGATCCGTCGTTTGCCCGCCTGCTCAACCGGCTGCTAGACGAGGAGCAAACCCAGCTCAAGGGAATTTTTGTGAGTACCTCCAAGGCGTACGAAATTGCGCCCTACCTGCAGGCTTACCGCCGGGAGGACATTCGCCTGGTAGGTTATGATCTGCTGGAGAAAAACATTCACTTTCTCAACGAGGGCGTCATTGACTTTCTGATCAATCAAAATCCCAAGAAGCAGGGCTACCGGGGCATTTATGCACTGGCCGACCTGCTGATCTTCAAGAAAGAGGTGCTGCGGCTCCGGTACCTGCCGCTCGACATCATCACCCGGGAAAACCTCGAGTACTATCTGTAA